The Amycolatopsis viridis genome window below encodes:
- a CDS encoding GNAT family N-acetyltransferase, which yields MADPVRLGEADAGELLTLQRAAFVTEAQAHGDPGLPPLRETLGELVAVLHDPDVCTWGVRDGGRLVASVRIRVRGETAEVGRLVVAPDRQGQGLGSELMRVAEDRLPPGVRVLRLFTGERSAAPLRLYTRLGYVETARTPEGDYHLVHLEKRIP from the coding sequence ATGGCTGACCCCGTCCGGCTCGGCGAGGCGGACGCGGGCGAACTGCTGACCCTGCAGCGGGCCGCGTTCGTCACCGAGGCGCAGGCACACGGCGACCCCGGCCTGCCGCCGCTGCGCGAGACCCTCGGCGAACTCGTCGCCGTCCTCCACGATCCGGACGTCTGCACCTGGGGCGTGCGGGACGGCGGACGGCTGGTGGCGAGCGTGCGGATCCGGGTGCGTGGTGAGACGGCCGAGGTCGGCCGGCTCGTGGTCGCCCCCGACCGGCAGGGGCAGGGCCTCGGCTCGGAACTGATGCGGGTGGCCGAAGACCGGTTGCCGCCCGGCGTGCGGGTGCTGCGGTTGTTCACCGGCGAGCGGAGTGCGGCACCGCTGCGCTTGTACACCCGGCTCGGTTACGTGGAAACCGCGCGGACCCCGGAGGGGGATTATCACCTGGTGCATTTGGAGAAGCGCATCCCGTGA
- a CDS encoding SgcJ/EcaC family oxidoreductase — translation MIDTDRTAPVTAVLDSLAEAWARGDADSYGAHFTEDATYVTFVGTRYQGRQDITDSHRSLFAKFLKGTRLAHEVLDVRFLGPDAAVLTSRGDTVKGNRPKALTKVQTYTLVRQDGRWLVAAFHNTQRKSLMERISFAFAPDTRPKAAR, via the coding sequence ATGATCGACACCGACCGGACCGCGCCCGTCACCGCCGTCCTCGACTCGCTCGCGGAAGCCTGGGCCCGCGGCGACGCGGACTCCTACGGTGCGCACTTCACCGAGGACGCCACCTACGTCACCTTCGTCGGCACCCGCTACCAGGGCCGGCAGGACATCACGGACAGCCACCGCAGCCTGTTCGCCAAGTTCCTCAAGGGCACCCGGCTCGCGCACGAGGTGCTCGACGTGCGTTTCCTCGGCCCGGACGCGGCGGTCCTCACCAGCCGCGGCGACACCGTGAAGGGCAACCGGCCCAAGGCGCTGACCAAGGTGCAGACCTACACCCTCGTGCGCCAGGACGGCCGCTGGCTCGTCGCCGCGTTCCACAACACGCAGCGCAAGTCGCTGATGGAACGCATTTCGTTCGCCTTCGCGCCGGACACCCGCCCGAAGGCCGCGCGGTGA
- a CDS encoding MarR family winged helix-turn-helix transcriptional regulator, which translates to MASQHERRVVFRRYLDAVGLHGLAGAEAAGLHATEWYALSLLDLEGSLTSGELSARTGLTTGATTRLIDRLERAGYVRRTADPADRRKVVVEPVADAVAGVAEIVGPARRHIAEVIAQYPPDKQDVLFDYFARAAPAYRAASEEIRRTLKRGRAK; encoded by the coding sequence GTGGCAAGTCAGCACGAACGGCGCGTGGTTTTCCGCCGCTACCTCGACGCCGTCGGCCTGCACGGGCTGGCCGGCGCCGAGGCGGCCGGCCTGCACGCCACCGAGTGGTACGCGCTCAGCCTGCTCGACCTCGAGGGATCGCTGACCTCCGGTGAGCTGTCCGCCCGCACCGGGCTCACCACCGGCGCGACCACGCGGCTGATCGACCGGCTCGAACGCGCCGGGTACGTGCGCCGCACCGCGGACCCGGCCGACCGCCGCAAGGTCGTCGTGGAGCCGGTCGCGGACGCGGTGGCCGGCGTCGCGGAGATCGTCGGCCCGGCCCGGCGCCACATCGCCGAGGTGATCGCGCAGTACCCGCCGGACAAGCAGGACGTCCTGTTCGACTACTTCGCCCGCGCCGCACCGGCGTACCGCGCGGCGTCGGAGGAGATCCGGCGGACGCTCAAGCGCGGGCGCGCGAAGTGA
- a CDS encoding TetR/AcrR family transcriptional regulator, which translates to MVRRTDTRRRMVASAAELFRSQGYHATGLNQLVTAGGAPKGSLYFHFPGGKEQLAAEAIAHSGEAMADLLRELLTAAPDAGSAITGVIDALGRNLADSGYRSGCPIATVALDAGDSETIRQACTGGYRSWHAVITGYLTGEGLDAARAATLSTIALSAIEGALLLARTQHDLAPLHAVAEHLRHTFERELE; encoded by the coding sequence GTGGTCCGCAGAACCGACACCCGCCGCCGCATGGTCGCCTCCGCCGCCGAGCTGTTCCGCTCCCAGGGCTACCACGCGACCGGGCTGAACCAGCTGGTCACCGCCGGGGGCGCACCGAAGGGCTCGCTGTACTTCCACTTCCCCGGCGGCAAGGAGCAGCTCGCCGCGGAGGCGATCGCCCACTCCGGCGAGGCGATGGCGGACCTGCTGCGGGAGCTGCTCACCGCCGCCCCGGACGCCGGCAGCGCCATCACCGGCGTGATCGATGCGCTGGGCCGCAACCTCGCCGACAGCGGCTACCGCAGCGGCTGTCCGATCGCGACCGTCGCGCTCGACGCCGGGGACAGCGAGACGATCCGCCAGGCGTGCACCGGCGGGTACCGCTCGTGGCACGCCGTCATCACCGGCTACCTCACCGGTGAGGGCCTCGATGCGGCGCGGGCGGCCACACTGAGCACGATCGCGCTGAGCGCGATCGAAGGCGCTCTGCTCCTGGCCAGGACCCAGCACGATCTCGCGCCGCTGCACGCCGTCGCCGAGCACCTGCGCCACACCTTCGAACGGGAGCTGGAATGA
- a CDS encoding MBL fold metallo-hydrolase — protein MKIHHLNCGTMRPLGGRLIDGRGGFWHRAELVCHCLLVETGNELVLIETGLGSPAVTRADEWLGARFVRMVGVRTSVTETAAEQVRRLGYALADLRHIVLTHLDLDHAGGLVDFPHATVHVHAEELRALRSPRNARERSRYRPQHFAHGPQWSSYPDAGEKWFGFDAVRQLDGLPPEILLVPLGGHTRGHTGVAVDTGEGWLLHAGDAFFHHGQIDPVRPHVTPGLAWFESKVETVPGARRGNHQRLRELVRDHGDEVSVLSAHDPWFLDNVASGR, from the coding sequence ATGAAGATCCACCACCTCAACTGCGGCACGATGCGGCCGCTCGGCGGGCGCCTGATCGACGGCCGCGGCGGGTTCTGGCACCGCGCCGAGCTGGTCTGCCACTGCCTGCTCGTCGAGACCGGGAACGAGCTGGTCCTGATCGAGACCGGACTGGGTTCCCCGGCGGTCACGCGCGCGGACGAGTGGCTGGGCGCGCGGTTCGTGCGGATGGTCGGCGTCCGGACCTCGGTCACCGAGACCGCCGCCGAGCAGGTGCGCCGCCTGGGGTACGCACTCGCCGACCTCCGGCACATCGTCCTGACCCACCTCGATCTCGACCACGCCGGCGGACTGGTCGACTTCCCGCACGCCACCGTGCACGTCCACGCCGAAGAGCTGCGGGCGCTCCGGTCGCCCCGCAACGCGCGGGAACGCTCGCGCTACCGGCCCCAGCACTTCGCGCACGGTCCACAGTGGAGCAGCTACCCGGACGCCGGCGAGAAGTGGTTCGGGTTCGACGCCGTGCGCCAGCTCGACGGGCTACCGCCGGAAATCCTGCTGGTGCCACTGGGCGGGCACACCCGCGGGCACACCGGCGTCGCGGTGGACACCGGCGAGGGCTGGCTGCTGCACGCGGGTGACGCGTTCTTCCACCACGGCCAGATCGACCCGGTGCGCCCGCACGTGACGCCGGGCCTCGCGTGGTTCGAGTCCAAGGTGGAGACCGTGCCGGGCGCGCGGCGGGGCAACCACCAGCGGCTGCGCGAACTGGTGCGTGACCACGGCGACGAGGTCAGCGTGCTGTCCGCACACGATCCCTGGTTCCTGGACAACGTCGCGAGTGGACGGTAG
- a CDS encoding aldose 1-epimerase family protein yields the protein MANPTGQQFEITRGNARAVVTEIGAGLRAFEISGVPYLETFAEDAAPPKGAGQILLPWPNRTKGAEWTYHGEPQRLEVTEEARGNAIHGLTRYRPWTLVEHAESSITFEIEVPRQPGWPVPLQARITYDLAPRELTVTHEIRNEGSSAIGVGVGAHPYFRIGDVPTDELTLTLPATRVRPYVADQQLPYGDERDTAGTEYDFQKGRLLAEVDLDTAFGGLVAAEDGRFHHVLSRGDRSVEVWAGPDFRWVQVFTPADLTGRGRAVAIEPMTCPADALNSGTDLIELAPGGSWTGSWGVRVHG from the coding sequence ATGGCCAACCCCACCGGACAGCAGTTCGAGATCACCCGCGGCAACGCGCGCGCCGTCGTCACCGAGATCGGTGCTGGCCTGCGGGCGTTCGAGATCAGCGGCGTGCCCTACCTGGAGACCTTCGCCGAGGACGCCGCGCCGCCGAAGGGTGCGGGGCAGATCCTGCTGCCGTGGCCCAACCGGACCAAGGGTGCGGAGTGGACCTACCACGGGGAGCCCCAGCGGCTCGAGGTCACCGAGGAGGCCCGCGGCAACGCGATCCACGGCCTGACCCGGTACCGGCCGTGGACGCTCGTCGAGCACGCCGAATCGTCGATCACCTTCGAGATCGAGGTGCCGCGACAGCCGGGCTGGCCGGTACCGCTCCAGGCCCGGATCACCTACGACCTCGCGCCGCGCGAGCTGACCGTGACCCACGAGATCCGCAACGAGGGCTCCTCGGCCATCGGGGTCGGCGTGGGCGCCCACCCGTACTTCCGCATCGGCGACGTCCCGACCGACGAGCTGACGCTGACCCTGCCGGCCACCCGCGTGCGCCCGTACGTCGCCGACCAGCAGCTGCCCTACGGCGACGAGCGGGACACCGCGGGCACCGAGTACGACTTCCAGAAGGGGCGGCTGCTCGCCGAGGTCGACCTCGACACCGCGTTCGGCGGTCTCGTCGCCGCCGAGGACGGCCGGTTCCACCACGTCCTGTCCCGCGGCGACCGCAGCGTCGAGGTGTGGGCCGGCCCGGACTTCCGGTGGGTGCAGGTCTTCACCCCCGCCGACCTGACCGGTCGTGGCCGTGCCGTCGCGATCGAGCCGATGACCTGCCCGGCCGACGCGCTCAACTCCGGCACCGACCTGATCGAGCTGGCGCCGGGCGGCTCCTGGACCGGCAGCTGGGGCGTCCGCGTCCATGGCTGA
- a CDS encoding SDR family NAD(P)-dependent oxidoreductase: MRALVTGASAGIGRAFATALAAAGYAVTAVARREDPLTGLLAELGPGHDHLAADLATPEGVRATAGLLAGGGYTVLVNNAGAAVHGDFAATPLDHSLAQLDLNCRAVVTLAHAFLGAAEPGAALVNVSSTLGHTPKPGLGVYSATKAFVTALSETLWHEQKTRGVHVMALCPGVTATASQDAADVPAWLVQTPEEVVRRAMSALAGRGGPVVVPGRGNAVLTGVARLLPRRTVLSLLGSDR; the protein is encoded by the coding sequence GTGAGGGCGCTGGTCACCGGGGCGAGCGCCGGGATCGGCCGGGCGTTCGCGACCGCACTGGCCGCGGCGGGGTACGCCGTGACGGCCGTGGCCCGCCGCGAAGACCCGCTCACCGGATTGCTCGCGGAGCTGGGGCCGGGGCACGACCACCTGGCCGCGGACCTCGCCACGCCCGAGGGTGTGCGCGCCACCGCCGGCCTGCTCGCCGGCGGCGGCTACACGGTGCTGGTCAACAACGCGGGCGCCGCGGTGCACGGCGACTTCGCGGCCACGCCACTGGACCACTCGCTCGCCCAGCTCGACCTCAACTGCCGCGCGGTGGTGACGCTGGCGCACGCCTTCCTCGGCGCCGCCGAGCCGGGTGCCGCGCTGGTGAACGTGTCCTCGACCCTGGGGCACACGCCGAAGCCCGGCCTGGGTGTCTACAGCGCCACGAAGGCGTTCGTCACGGCGTTGTCGGAAACGTTGTGGCACGAGCAGAAGACCCGCGGCGTGCACGTGATGGCACTGTGCCCGGGCGTCACCGCGACCGCGTCCCAGGACGCGGCCGACGTGCCGGCCTGGCTGGTGCAGACGCCGGAGGAGGTCGTGCGCCGCGCCATGTCCGCACTGGCCGGGCGCGGGGGTCCGGTCGTGGTGCCCGGCCGCGGCAACGCGGTGCTTACCGGGGTGGCGCGGCTGCTGCCCAGGAGGACGGTGCTGTCCCTGCTCGGCTCGGACCGCTAG